GGTCCAGATCTAAGAAGTCCCACGGATACGAAGTCCAGGTAAATCCTTAAACAGACACATGAGACATTTATGATTAGAGCCCAATTCTAGGAAACCAGAGTGTGTCTATTCACATtcacttcttcattcattcattcattcattcattcagtaaacattattaatttatgactttttaagattttttaaatttattttagagagagaaagaacagggggaatggtagagggggaaggacaagcagactccatgctgagctcacgaccctgagctcatggcctgagccaaaatcaagagtctggcgctcaaccaactgagccacccaggtgcccctaacttatGACTATTGAACACAAAACCTTTTTTCACTTGGTGATTATATGTTTAAGTCCATGCAATTTCTCCCTACTTTTGTCTCTCAATCACAATGATCTTTTTCCAAATCCTGGCTATAAAGCATttattctatttacttttttagattaaagaaaaaaactttggaaaacagcaatGATTTTCACAATATAATGGTCATGTTTTAAAGTTAAATACCCAAGATGAATTGTAGAGTTGCAAATTATGCTTAATCTGTAGTCAAAGGATCTGAATTTGACACATAGCCTTGCCACTTActaatcattttactttttaactttcaATTCACTTTCCCTTTATGTAAAACAGAGATCATGAGATCTACATCATCGTCTTTATCATTTGCATAATTGATGTATCTATTAAACAAAAGGAGATGAATATGTGAAAAGGTTCggtaaaaaaacaaagtaacaagCTAGTCCTGTTTTTTGCTTCAGCCAAATTTAGACAATTTTCAGTATAAATTGGCCTAAAATTTAGAAAGCAGAATTACAATGTTCCCATCCCTGGCTCTTCATTTAATTCTTCTTCCGTTTGTTCTGTGATTCAGTATCCTGATTCTACAGAGGAGGACTTGACATCACTTGTGAAAAGTGAGAGTACGGAAGATGATTTCAATGCCGTCCTTCTTTCCCAGACTGTGCGGGGGACTTCTGACGGGGACAGCCACGCGAAAGACAGTCAGGAAACAAGTCAGCTGGATGACCACAGTATAGAAACAAAGAGCCACAAGCACACCAGAGAGTATAAGCTGAGAGCAAGTGATGAGAGCAATAAGCATTCCCATGAGATCGGTAGTCAGGAAAATTCTGAGGTCAGCAGTGAACTCGTCAGCCAAATAGTTCAAAGCCATGAAAAGGAACGAGTCCTAGACTCCAAGAGTGTGGAAGAAGATAAACACCTGAAATTTCGCATTTCTCATGAATTAGATAGTGCATCTTCTGAGGtcaattaaaaggagaaaaggcaattTCTTACTCTGcttttagtaaaaagaaaaaatacattgtaGCAGGATGGGAGAGAATATGAAATGCTTATTTCTCAGCTTAGTTGgtgaatgtatatgtatatggatCTGGAAATAGATACTGGTTTTGATCATTAGTTTAGTGTGTGGCTTCATGGTAACACCCTTGTAAACTAAAAGCTTCAGGGTTTGGTCTATGTTCTTTTCATATAAGAAATGCAAGCTATCACTGCATTGTAATGTTTGCTATTCTTTTATGAATAGAAATTATGTAGAAGCAAACAAATACTTTTACACACTtacaaaagagaatataaaattttatgtcactataatcttttgttttttaaattagtgtaTATTTGGTTGtgattgttttgtgtgtgtgaataaatCTTATGTCTCAAATATAATGAGTTTGGtggtagctttttcttttttgtcttctcttttttttcccgcagctttattgaattatatatgacatatacTATTGTGTAAGTTGAGTTGTACCACATGATGATTTGATCTGCTCTTGTactacaaaatgatcaccaccataGCATTAGTTAACACCTCTAGCTTGTCACCTTCTCTATCCTATCACAcaatcatcatttcttttttgtggtgagagcaTTCAAGATGTACTGTCTTAGCAATCAGTTGCTATTTTAACGAAACTGCTACACTTAGGAGAGAGCAAACCAGGGTCTTCTGGATCAACCATACAGCTTCTGGTTGAGCTAAGGTTCCTAGTTAAAGAAACAGAATTCAAGCTGGGGTTGCTATTCAGCCAGAAATCCTCCAACCATGCAGGACTCTTACACCCAGTGGGAcacctttttctaattttcacaaaGCTTATATAAAAGCTAACGAAAGCCCAGCTGTAATCacaaatcaattttattatttctcatcacTCACCATTAATTTGTTCAGTGAATTTATTGCTTTGTTGCCCTCGGATGAAAACCTGATAGGTTCCATAGCAGTTTTTTTCCCTAGCTATTTTGATCACCTGTAGATAATAAATAGTCCCCCTGtattgggaaatttttaaatgcagtttcgGGTAATAATTGAGATTTTCAATTTCATTCAAAACTAAAAGTTCTGGAAGCCTTAAGTGGAGCAAGCATCTTTACTTCCATGTCTTGCTCGTTCTGCTCTTTCTAAAACTAGAAATgccatttggaaattttaaaattatctattaaGTAACTTTTAGGACAAAAGGGGcagtttttctaaaaaagaactataatgaaaacacaaaatcaatGGAATATAGTTAAATCAGTGATCACAGAAAAGCCATAGCCTTAAATTCTTGcagcaaaaaaaaatcaaaaaatgaaaataaattgagcTCCcatcttaaaaattagaaaagaacagcaaagtaaaacaaaagaaagcagaaggaaggaaataataaatttaaaagcaaaagtaatgagatagagaacag
The sequence above is a segment of the Zalophus californianus isolate mZalCal1 chromosome 2, mZalCal1.pri.v2, whole genome shotgun sequence genome. Coding sequences within it:
- the SPP1 gene encoding osteopontin isoform X2, whose product is MRLAVICFCLLGIAYAIPIKQADSGSSEEKQNTVLSQENDDFQQKTLSSKSNESHEDVDEDDGDDVDSQDSIDSNDVDDDSNQSDESDELVTDFPTDIPATQFFTPAVPTRDSNDGRGDSVAHGLRSRSKKSHGYEVQYPDSTEEDLTSLVKSESTEDDFNAVLLSQTVRGTSDGDSHAKDSQETSQLDDHSIETKSHKHTREYKLRASDESNKHSHEIGSQENSEVSSELVSQIVQSHEKERVLDSKSVEEDKHLKFRISHELDSASSEVN